In the Tautonia plasticadhaerens genome, one interval contains:
- a CDS encoding N,N-dimethylformamidase beta subunit family domain-containing protein has product MTVVPASRPRSWTSSRRPSGGISPFMIGLALMGFAGRSHAAPEEPIVVENAKAGTTDWILDQVEVDEDQRSRAIEGFCSQASVAAGETLTVSVSTEPASSFRCRIYRMGYYGGAGARLVHETGSLPGTTQPTPDPGPRDVRECRWEPSFSLTIPGDWLSGVYLGKLTAEPSGLQSYVVFIVRDDRPADFVFQCSDLTWQAYNRWPGWSSLYDYEGNRWETRLSNDVSLDRPYSRYYNMLPIDDTAATPVVGSGEFLLWEFPLAYWMERHGYDVTYISDLDTHRDGMGLRRAKGFLSVGHDEYWTPEMFENVARARDAGVCLAFFSGNSLSGEIALDPALDGRPDRIFRRSRIFDEEEELMGASSYGVGLGDWTCRRPGHWLFEGTRMGEGDSIPGLVGWEFHGPPLRDDPSLVVLAGGRLNDSDGSELDREHAAVVYDGPEGNFVFNAATCWWSLPLSSPPGYLDVNRADFHEDDPRVQRMTRNVLDRIIEAGPSNRP; this is encoded by the coding sequence ATGACGGTCGTGCCAGCGTCCCGCCCCCGGAGCTGGACCTCCTCGCGTCGCCCATCGGGTGGCATCTCGCCGTTCATGATCGGCCTCGCCCTGATGGGGTTCGCCGGTCGATCGCATGCCGCGCCCGAGGAGCCCATCGTCGTCGAGAATGCCAAGGCGGGCACGACCGACTGGATCCTCGATCAGGTCGAGGTCGATGAGGATCAGCGCAGCCGGGCGATCGAAGGATTCTGCTCGCAGGCGAGCGTCGCCGCGGGCGAGACGCTCACCGTGTCCGTCAGCACCGAACCGGCCTCGAGCTTCCGCTGCCGCATCTACCGGATGGGATACTATGGCGGTGCCGGGGCGCGGCTGGTCCACGAGACGGGATCGTTACCGGGGACGACCCAACCCACGCCCGACCCGGGCCCTCGCGACGTCCGCGAATGCCGATGGGAACCTTCCTTCTCGCTCACGATCCCCGGAGATTGGCTCAGCGGCGTCTACCTGGGCAAGCTGACGGCCGAGCCGAGCGGACTGCAGAGCTATGTCGTCTTCATCGTCCGCGACGACCGCCCGGCCGACTTCGTCTTCCAGTGCTCGGATCTGACCTGGCAGGCCTACAACCGCTGGCCGGGATGGTCATCCCTTTACGACTACGAGGGCAACCGTTGGGAGACCCGGCTCAGCAACGATGTCAGCCTCGATCGCCCCTACTCGCGCTATTACAACATGCTGCCCATCGACGACACGGCGGCCACTCCCGTCGTAGGTTCGGGCGAGTTCCTCCTCTGGGAGTTCCCGTTGGCCTACTGGATGGAGCGGCATGGCTACGACGTGACCTACATCTCGGACCTGGACACGCACCGGGACGGGATGGGGCTCCGACGGGCCAAGGGGTTCCTCTCCGTCGGCCACGACGAATACTGGACGCCCGAGATGTTCGAGAACGTCGCGCGGGCGCGGGACGCGGGCGTCTGCCTGGCGTTCTTCTCGGGCAACAGCCTGTCGGGCGAGATCGCGCTCGACCCGGCTCTCGACGGCCGCCCGGACCGGATCTTCCGACGGTCACGCATATTCGACGAGGAGGAGGAGTTGATGGGCGCCTCCTCCTATGGGGTGGGCCTCGGCGACTGGACGTGTCGTCGGCCGGGCCACTGGCTCTTCGAGGGGACGAGGATGGGCGAGGGCGACTCCATCCCGGGCCTGGTCGGCTGGGAGTTCCACGGGCCGCCCTTGAGGGACGACCCGAGCCTCGTCGTGCTGGCCGGGGGCCGTCTGAACGATTCCGACGGCAGTGAGCTGGACCGCGAGCATGCCGCCGTCGTCTACGACGGGCCGGAGGGGAACTTCGTCTTCAACGCGGCGACTTGCTGGTGGAGCCTGCCGCTCAGCTCGCCCCCCGGCTACCTCGACGTGAATCGGGCCGACTTCCACGAGGACGACCCGCGTGTCCAGCGGATGACGCGGAACGTCCTCGACCGGATCATCGAGGCGGGGCCCTCGAATCGCCCTTGA
- a CDS encoding MBL fold metallo-hydrolase yields the protein MNRLAARLLLVVGLALGASSPAPAQPPAEAPNPALVQVLDIGQGDAILIRSPEGKVALVDAGPSGRIVPLLEALGVTTIDLVVVSHHHTDHVRRVTTRPDHRETR from the coding sequence ATGAACCGCCTCGCCGCTCGCCTGCTGCTGGTCGTCGGGCTCGCCCTGGGGGCCTCGTCGCCCGCGCCCGCCCAGCCCCCGGCCGAAGCCCCGAATCCGGCCCTGGTCCAGGTGCTCGACATCGGCCAGGGCGACGCCATCCTGATCCGCTCGCCCGAGGGCAAGGTCGCCCTCGTCGACGCCGGGCCCTCGGGCCGGATCGTGCCCCTGCTGGAGGCGCTGGGGGTGACGACGATCGACCTGGTCGTCGTCAGCCACCATCACACGGATCATGTGCGTCGCGTCACGACGCGTCCTGATCACCGCGAAACGCGGTAG
- a CDS encoding transposase yields the protein MLRRIVERAEQRKARLAFLDGSGSPLEPVARRTYAPGGKAPIQGAWHRKGRISAIGAVAVSPALRRPNLVFRLLPDDANAHGEDTVSFLARPRGRPRGPMTILRDRGGIHKRSRVVEAYQAKHPGIEAEDFPGYAPDANPDEGVWGDTEYPRLPSYAPEDTRELRLRLWDESSALRQRGVVARRV from the coding sequence GTGCTGCGCCGGATCGTCGAGCGGGCCGAGCAGCGGAAGGCCCGACTCGCCTTCCTCGACGGGTCGGGGTCCCCGCTCGAGCCGGTGGCCCGCCGCACCTACGCCCCCGGGGGAAAGGCCCCGATCCAGGGGGCGTGGCATCGCAAGGGCCGGATCTCGGCGATCGGCGCCGTGGCCGTCAGCCCGGCGCTCCGGCGGCCCAACCTCGTCTTCCGGTTGCTGCCGGACGACGCCAACGCCCACGGGGAGGACACGGTCTCCTTCCTGGCCCGGCCCCGGGGCCGGCCCCGGGGGCCGATGACGATCCTCCGGGACCGGGGCGGGATCCATAAGCGGTCGAGGGTGGTGGAGGCGTACCAGGCCAAGCATCCGGGGATCGAGGCCGAGGACTTCCCCGGCTACGCCCCGGATGCGAATCCGGACGAAGGGGTGTGGGGCGACACCGAGTACCCGCGATTGCCGAGCTATGCGCCCGAGGACACCCGAGAGCTCCGGCTCCGGCTGTGGGACGAGTCCTCGGCCTTGCGGCAGCGAGGCGTTGTTGCACGGAGAGTGTAG
- a CDS encoding TolB family protein, producing the protein MRNRLVVFAAAFVTGLHSAATAAGSSSPLPLLGPPPGQDGPRLGVFEEHRDIGTPSHPGDVAFDESSGRYTVTGGGGNMWFARDDFHLAWTEASGDVSLAAKARFLGEGADPHRKACLMIRQDLEPDSPYVGVALHGDGLTSLQFREVKGGDTREVQANVEAPDRRRLEWRGGYARMFLASGADAPIYSGAAIRIAFRPPFLVGIGVCAHDDQTTETAVFSGVELSTDLPAASGEPVLYSTLETQSIASTDRRVVHVTRGRIEAPNWLADGSTLIFNSEGGIFRLPVAGGTPGLIDTGFATRCNNDHGVSPDGTRLAISDQSQGRGQSLIYTLPIAGGTPDLVTPEGPSYWHGWSPDGATLAYCAERDGEYDIYTIPVTGGRETRLTTAPGLDDGPDFSPDGGFIYFNSERSGTMQIWRMRPDGGGQEQVTFDVFNDWFPHPSPDGRHLVFLSYEPDVDGHPADRDVTLRTMPLGGGEVDVLARLFGGQGTINVPCWSPDGSRIAFVSYQLIPED; encoded by the coding sequence ATGAGAAACCGCCTCGTCGTCTTCGCGGCAGCCTTCGTCACCGGGCTCCATTCGGCGGCCACGGCCGCGGGGTCATCGTCACCGCTTCCACTCCTCGGCCCGCCGCCCGGCCAGGACGGCCCGCGGCTCGGCGTCTTCGAGGAGCACCGCGACATTGGCACCCCCTCGCATCCCGGCGACGTCGCCTTCGACGAGTCCTCCGGCCGCTACACCGTCACGGGCGGGGGCGGCAACATGTGGTTCGCCCGCGATGACTTCCATCTCGCCTGGACCGAGGCATCCGGCGACGTCTCCTTGGCCGCGAAGGCCCGATTCCTGGGCGAGGGCGCCGACCCCCACCGCAAGGCCTGCCTCATGATCCGGCAGGACCTGGAACCGGATTCCCCCTACGTCGGCGTTGCCCTGCACGGCGACGGCCTGACATCGCTGCAGTTCCGCGAGGTCAAAGGCGGCGACACCCGCGAGGTCCAGGCGAACGTCGAGGCACCGGACCGACGGCGGCTCGAATGGCGGGGCGGATACGCCCGGATGTTCCTCGCCTCCGGGGCCGACGCGCCGATCTACTCGGGCGCGGCGATCCGCATCGCGTTCCGGCCCCCATTCCTCGTCGGCATCGGTGTCTGTGCCCACGACGACCAGACGACGGAGACCGCGGTCTTCTCGGGCGTGGAGCTGTCCACCGACCTCCCGGCGGCTTCGGGGGAGCCTGTCCTGTACAGCACCCTTGAGACGCAATCCATCGCATCGACGGACCGGCGTGTCGTCCATGTCACGCGAGGCCGAATCGAGGCCCCGAATTGGCTGGCTGATGGAAGCACGCTGATCTTCAACAGTGAGGGCGGAATCTTCCGCTTGCCCGTCGCTGGGGGCACGCCCGGGCTGATCGACACCGGCTTCGCGACCCGCTGCAACAACGACCACGGCGTCTCACCCGACGGGACGAGGCTGGCCATCAGCGACCAGTCGCAAGGCCGCGGCCAGTCGCTCATCTACACCCTGCCGATCGCCGGGGGCACGCCGGACCTGGTCACCCCGGAGGGCCCCTCCTACTGGCATGGCTGGTCGCCCGACGGGGCGACCCTGGCGTATTGCGCCGAGCGGGACGGCGAGTATGACATCTACACGATCCCCGTCACGGGCGGCCGGGAGACGCGGCTGACGACCGCTCCCGGCCTGGACGACGGACCGGACTTTTCCCCCGACGGCGGCTTCATCTATTTCAATTCCGAACGAAGCGGCACGATGCAGATCTGGCGTATGCGGCCGGACGGCGGCGGCCAGGAACAAGTGACGTTCGATGTGTTCAACGACTGGTTCCCCCACCCGTCGCCCGACGGCCGGCACCTCGTCTTCCTCTCGTACGAACCGGACGTCGACGGCCACCCTGCGGACCGGGATGTGACCCTGCGGACCATGCCCCTCGGCGGCGGTGAGGTCGATGTGCTGGCTCGGTTGTTCGGTGGCCAGGGGACCATCAACGTGCCGTGCTGGTCCCCCGACGGGAGTCGGATTGCATTCGTGAGCTACCAGCTCATCCCCGAGGATTGA
- a CDS encoding reverse transcriptase/maturase family protein, whose product MRDARAILDIHRSRGQRGLPLERVYRHLFNPDLCLDAYNKIYRNAAAMTRGVTGETVDGTSLDTITAIIDLLRQERWEWRPVRRRYIPKADGSRRPLGIPTWGDKLVQEVLRALLEAYYEPRFSDRSHGFRPGRGCHTALRQVQASWRGTTWFIEGDIKGCFDSIDHSILLGILKRDVQDGRVIALIEGLLRAGYLEDWKRVETLGGTPQGGILSPLMANIYLNELDRFVEDVLIPAYTRGEVRKRDERYVRTRCRMAYLRRLGDREGAERLGKELRRLPSVDYFDPDFRRLKYVRYADDFLLGFIGPKAEAEQIRQRIGDFLRDELRLELSLEKTLITHAVDEKASFLGYEIKVSRSHDRLTDGKRTTNGAIALLMPRSAVATIRERYSRGGKVRHRAEILEETDYTIIRRYQGVLAGLYNFYCLATNAGQKRRMHMVKWVLETSLTKTLAHKHRISVRGVYRRYRVPEDGRDVLRAVVERPGRTPLVATFGGFPLVRRPWGRDGLEDVDLAASWHRYATDRSEAVQRLMSARCELCGRDGQVVMHHIRKLADLDRPGRRRASEAERIMSARRRKAIPVCTHCHHRIHSGDYDGPRFR is encoded by the coding sequence ATGCGAGACGCCAGGGCCATCCTGGACATCCATCGGAGCCGTGGGCAGCGCGGGCTGCCCCTGGAGCGTGTCTACCGCCACCTCTTCAACCCCGATTTGTGCCTCGACGCTTATAACAAGATCTACCGCAACGCCGCGGCAATGACGCGGGGAGTCACGGGGGAGACGGTCGACGGGACGTCGCTGGACACGATCACCGCGATCATCGACCTGCTCCGGCAGGAGCGATGGGAGTGGCGGCCGGTCAGGCGACGGTACATCCCCAAGGCCGACGGCAGTCGCCGTCCGCTGGGCATCCCGACATGGGGCGACAAGCTCGTGCAGGAGGTCCTGCGGGCGCTGCTGGAGGCCTACTACGAACCCCGATTCTCGGATCGATCCCACGGCTTCCGGCCCGGCCGGGGCTGCCACACGGCGCTCAGACAGGTCCAGGCGTCGTGGCGGGGGACGACCTGGTTCATCGAGGGCGACATCAAGGGGTGCTTCGACAGCATCGACCACTCGATCCTGCTGGGCATCCTCAAGAGGGACGTCCAAGACGGCCGGGTCATCGCCCTGATCGAGGGCCTGCTTCGGGCGGGTTACCTGGAGGACTGGAAGCGGGTCGAGACCCTCGGCGGCACGCCGCAGGGGGGCATCCTCAGCCCGCTGATGGCCAACATCTACCTGAACGAGCTGGACCGGTTCGTTGAAGATGTTTTGATCCCGGCGTACACACGGGGGGAGGTCCGGAAGCGGGACGAGCGGTACGTCCGGACGAGGTGCCGGATGGCCTACCTCAGGCGACTCGGCGACCGCGAGGGGGCCGAACGCCTGGGGAAGGAACTCCGACGCCTCCCGAGCGTCGATTACTTCGACCCCGACTTCCGCCGCCTGAAGTATGTGCGCTACGCCGACGACTTCCTGCTCGGGTTCATCGGGCCCAAGGCCGAGGCGGAGCAGATCCGCCAGCGGATCGGCGACTTCCTGAGGGACGAACTCAGGCTGGAGCTGTCGCTGGAGAAGACGCTCATCACCCACGCCGTGGATGAGAAGGCCTCGTTCCTGGGCTACGAGATCAAGGTGTCGCGGTCGCACGACCGCCTCACCGACGGGAAGCGGACCACGAACGGTGCCATCGCCCTGCTGATGCCCCGGAGCGCGGTCGCGACGATCCGCGAGCGTTACAGCAGGGGAGGTAAGGTCCGGCATCGGGCCGAGATCCTGGAGGAGACGGACTATACCATCATCCGACGGTATCAGGGCGTCCTCGCCGGGCTCTACAACTTCTACTGCCTGGCGACCAACGCCGGCCAGAAGAGGCGGATGCACATGGTCAAGTGGGTCCTCGAGACCTCACTGACCAAGACACTTGCCCATAAACATCGGATCAGCGTCAGGGGGGTCTACCGGCGCTACCGGGTCCCCGAGGATGGCCGAGACGTGCTGAGGGCGGTGGTCGAGCGTCCGGGTCGGACGCCGCTGGTTGCCACGTTCGGCGGGTTCCCGCTGGTCAGGAGGCCCTGGGGGCGAGACGGACTGGAGGATGTCGACCTCGCCGCGTCCTGGCATCGCTACGCGACCGACCGTTCCGAGGCCGTCCAGAGGCTGATGTCTGCCAGATGCGAGCTATGTGGCCGTGACGGCCAAGTCGTCATGCACCACATCCGCAAGCTGGCGGATCTCGACCGACCCGGGCGGCGACGGGCGTCGGAAGCGGAACGGATCATGTCAGCCCGGCGACGGAAGGCGATTCCTGTCTGCACGCATTGCCACCATCGGATTCATTCCGGTGACTACGATGGGCCGCGGTTTCGTTAG
- a CDS encoding winged helix-turn-helix domain-containing protein, translating to MRPIGTADELERRRRRAVELMQQGESPTVIARILGVCRTSLYRWLGMAKDSPEALAARPHPGPTPRPSDERLRELEDLLPRGARAHGWPNDPWSAQRVAEVIRRRFGVTYHVEHARKLIRRRLNRAGQRPQRRAKQRNEEGIAR from the coding sequence ATGAGGCCCATCGGGACCGCAGACGAACTGGAACGCCGCCGGCGCCGAGCCGTCGAACTGATGCAGCAGGGCGAGTCCCCCACCGTCATCGCTCGCATCCTCGGCGTCTGCCGTACCTCGTTGTATCGCTGGCTCGGCATGGCCAAGGACTCCCCCGAGGCCCTGGCCGCCAGGCCGCATCCCGGCCCGACGCCCCGGCCCTCCGACGAGCGACTCCGGGAGCTCGAGGACTTGCTGCCGCGGGGGGCCAGGGCCCACGGCTGGCCCAACGACCCGTGGAGTGCCCAGCGGGTCGCCGAGGTCATCCGCCGCCGCTTCGGCGTCACCTACCACGTCGAGCACGCCCGCAAGCTCATCCGACGGCGGCTGAACCGGGCCGGCCAGAGGCCGCAGAGGCGGGCCAAGCAGCGCAACGAGGAGGGGATCGCCCGCTGA
- a CDS encoding IS5 family transposase has protein sequence MSQTRTPRRTRRSRKSFARQATMRAVYRIRNWREYDQALVRRGSLTVWVDQGALDAWHYQGPNQWGGQFVYSDAAIRCLLTLRAVSHLPLRATQGMAASIFELMGLDLDVPHYSTLSRRAAEVAVDLARRGKGPLHLVLDSTGLKVYGEGEWKVRKHGYSRRRTWRKLHLAIDAQTHEVQAVMVTEAGVDDAEMAEPLLKPIDREIAAAAGDGAYDKRKVYRVLEPRTGRILIPPRGNARIWKHGNTSGPPLARDENLRAIRRSGRNAWKRESGYHMRSLAETGVCRLKVIFGDHLASRRPERQATEGAIRGRALNIMTRLGMPQSVRVA, from the coding sequence ATGAGCCAGACCCGCACCCCCCGCCGCACTCGTCGTTCTCGCAAGTCGTTCGCTCGCCAGGCCACCATGAGGGCCGTCTACCGCATCCGCAACTGGCGGGAGTACGACCAGGCCCTCGTCCGGCGTGGCTCGCTGACCGTCTGGGTCGATCAAGGAGCCCTCGACGCCTGGCATTACCAGGGTCCGAATCAATGGGGAGGGCAGTTCGTCTACAGCGATGCGGCCATCCGGTGCCTGCTGACGCTCCGGGCCGTCTCCCACCTGCCCCTGCGGGCCACGCAGGGCATGGCCGCCTCGATCTTCGAACTGATGGGCCTGGACCTCGACGTGCCTCACTACAGCACCCTCTCCCGCCGGGCCGCCGAGGTGGCGGTGGACTTGGCCCGCAGGGGCAAGGGGCCGCTGCATCTGGTCCTCGATAGCACCGGGCTGAAGGTCTACGGCGAGGGGGAGTGGAAGGTCCGCAAGCACGGCTACTCCAGGCGGCGGACCTGGCGGAAGCTGCATCTGGCCATCGACGCCCAGACCCACGAGGTCCAGGCGGTGATGGTGACCGAGGCCGGGGTCGATGACGCCGAGATGGCCGAGCCGCTGCTCAAGCCGATCGACCGGGAGATCGCCGCTGCGGCGGGCGACGGGGCCTACGACAAGCGGAAGGTGTATCGGGTCCTGGAGCCCCGCACGGGTCGCATCCTGATCCCGCCGAGGGGCAACGCCCGGATCTGGAAGCACGGCAACACCTCCGGTCCGCCGCTGGCCCGTGACGAGAACTTGCGGGCCATCCGGCGGTCCGGTCGCAACGCGTGGAAGCGGGAGTCCGGCTACCACATGAGGTCGTTGGCCGAGACGGGGGTCTGCCGGCTGAAGGTGATCTTCGGCGATCATCTGGCTAGCCGGAGGCCGGAACGCCAGGCGACCGAGGGTGCGATCCGGGGCCGGGCGTTGAACATCATGACCCGCCTCGGGATGCCGCAGAGCGTGCGGGTGGCGTAG
- a CDS encoding Calx-beta domain-containing protein, whose protein sequence is MEGRVLLSLNFDPGVDPSVFRVTTFASGLDYPYGMTQLVDGSLLVATSRPASTSYFNSTGQLLRLSDADGDGVADGPGAVLYGGLPGALTSIERAGDLILVVSSQDGGERISVLRTGASPSDPLRLAGSIRFAIPPGFEHKVFALETRATPGSPGSYDLFFNLGAAENFAATTETVRVSGLIDGTLRGDSLYRVTVSDGPGGLSVSGLTRIASGLRNAAGIAVHPASGDLYFEDNGIDTPSNRIEPLSADELNRVAAADVGGAAEDFGFPSNYTAYRTGTLVGGAGVQPVVAFQPIPDPRTGAESEGPAEIAIAPSAFPPGFNDGVFVGFHGQFNLAGAANEENPVVYYDLGSGDYVHFIRGDSPGVGHLDGLLATADSLFLADLSSVGSIGSGAGSGVIYQIRSLPTPGPDLPEIEVRDGSTIIPDGAGSVSFGATALGSAVSKTFTVSNVGSSPLTLSAPVSVPEGFRLASGFPETVIAPGASTTFSVELTAQGVGTFSGMVSFGNDDADESPFEFSVSGIVTSQPAALPLASIDDITVTEGGRGSTAAVFTVSLSRAAPAPVSIDFSVEDGSARRGTDYRITTTSPLVIPAGRSSGTIAVEVIDDAIDEEEELFSVVLSGGVNAVIDRAEGSATILDDDPPPEVSIGASTASIAERGGQVTVTARSSSASGRAVVIRLDYGGSATLGADYSASQPSITIPSGSTSGTLTLSAVADDRVEGPETIEVRLAAVEAGIPATASPLVVTIIDGRPPGVVADFDGDRRTDFTVYSPAAGDAPGRFSRRLSSGDATTAVDFGNPGDFPIAGDYDGDGIADLAVYGYDPSLGYARFLVRRSSDGSTYSRPFGGPFDFPIAGDYDGDGTTDLAVYGYSPLNGFSRYAVLPSGGSPAVLRPLGGRDDFPVAGDYDGDGRDDFAVFGYSPQDGYSRFGVVFSGGGPTLTFPFGGRDDRPLQGDYDGDGTTDLAVFGYSPDEGFARFGVVSSSGRPTRSIPFGGRDDRPVAGDYDGDGATDLAVYGFSPDNGFARFGVIQSSGAPTITLPAGDARSIGLPPFSGLFRIQDDPGADVSRSSVDVARLSGIEQLMTPGGVELFDGDLDALDMRRRRLTGRSPSRG, encoded by the coding sequence TTGGAGGGACGTGTCCTGCTGTCCCTGAACTTCGACCCGGGTGTCGATCCGTCGGTATTCAGGGTCACGACCTTCGCCAGCGGCCTGGACTACCCCTACGGCATGACGCAGCTGGTGGACGGCTCGCTGCTGGTCGCCACGAGCCGGCCGGCCTCGACCAGCTACTTCAACTCCACGGGACAACTCCTGCGCCTCTCGGACGCCGACGGCGACGGCGTCGCCGACGGGCCGGGGGCGGTGCTCTACGGCGGGCTGCCCGGGGCCCTCACCTCGATCGAGCGGGCGGGCGACCTGATCCTGGTCGTCAGCTCCCAGGATGGGGGCGAGCGCATCTCGGTGCTCCGGACCGGCGCGTCCCCTTCCGACCCGCTGCGCCTCGCGGGCAGCATCCGATTCGCCATCCCGCCCGGATTCGAGCACAAGGTCTTCGCACTGGAGACCCGGGCGACGCCGGGCTCGCCGGGGAGCTACGACCTGTTCTTCAACCTCGGCGCCGCGGAGAACTTCGCCGCGACGACCGAGACCGTTCGGGTCAGCGGGCTGATCGACGGGACGCTCCGGGGCGACTCGCTCTATCGGGTGACGGTGAGCGACGGGCCCGGGGGTCTCTCCGTCTCGGGGCTCACCCGGATCGCCTCGGGGCTGAGGAACGCGGCGGGGATCGCCGTGCATCCGGCCTCGGGCGACCTCTATTTCGAGGACAACGGGATCGACACGCCTTCGAACCGGATCGAGCCGCTGAGCGCCGACGAGCTGAACCGGGTCGCGGCGGCCGACGTCGGCGGCGCGGCCGAGGACTTCGGCTTCCCGTCGAACTACACGGCCTACCGCACCGGCACCCTCGTCGGGGGGGCGGGAGTGCAGCCGGTCGTGGCCTTCCAGCCGATCCCCGACCCCCGGACCGGTGCCGAGAGCGAGGGGCCGGCCGAGATCGCGATCGCCCCGTCGGCGTTCCCGCCCGGCTTCAACGATGGCGTCTTCGTGGGCTTCCACGGGCAGTTCAACCTGGCGGGTGCGGCCAACGAGGAGAATCCGGTCGTCTACTACGACCTCGGCTCCGGCGATTACGTGCATTTCATCCGGGGGGATTCCCCGGGCGTGGGGCACCTCGACGGGCTCCTGGCGACCGCCGACTCGCTCTTCCTGGCCGACCTGTCGTCCGTCGGGTCGATCGGCAGCGGGGCGGGCAGCGGGGTCATCTATCAGATCCGATCCCTGCCGACTCCTGGACCCGACCTGCCGGAGATCGAGGTCCGGGACGGATCGACGATCATCCCGGATGGTGCCGGCTCGGTCTCCTTCGGCGCGACGGCCCTCGGGTCGGCCGTGTCGAAGACCTTCACCGTCTCGAATGTCGGGTCATCGCCGCTGACCCTCTCGGCCCCGGTGTCCGTGCCGGAGGGATTCCGGCTGGCGAGCGGCTTCCCCGAGACGGTGATCGCCCCGGGGGCCTCGACGACCTTCTCGGTGGAGCTCACCGCCCAGGGGGTAGGCACCTTCTCGGGGATGGTCTCGTTCGGCAACGACGACGCGGACGAGTCGCCCTTCGAGTTCTCGGTGTCGGGGATCGTCACCTCCCAGCCGGCCGCTCTCCCCCTGGCCTCGATCGATGACATCACCGTGACGGAAGGCGGCCGGGGCTCGACCGCGGCCGTCTTCACCGTCTCGCTCTCCCGAGCGGCACCGGCGCCGGTGAGCATCGACTTCAGTGTCGAGGATGGATCAGCTCGCCGGGGGACGGACTACCGGATCACCACGACAAGCCCGCTGGTGATCCCCGCCGGCCGGTCGAGCGGGACCATCGCCGTCGAGGTGATCGACGACGCGATCGACGAGGAGGAGGAGCTCTTCTCGGTGGTCCTGAGCGGGGGAGTCAACGCGGTCATCGACCGGGCAGAGGGGAGTGCGACGATCCTCGACGACGACCCGCCGCCCGAGGTCTCGATCGGGGCCTCGACCGCCTCGATCGCCGAGCGCGGCGGGCAGGTCACGGTGACGGCGAGGTCGTCGTCGGCCTCGGGACGGGCCGTCGTCATCCGCCTCGACTATGGCGGATCCGCGACCCTCGGGGCGGACTACTCGGCCTCGCAGCCCTCCATCACCATCCCGAGCGGCAGCACGAGCGGCACGCTGACGCTCTCCGCGGTCGCCGACGACCGGGTCGAGGGCCCGGAGACGATCGAGGTCCGGCTCGCCGCGGTCGAGGCCGGCATCCCGGCGACGGCCTCCCCGCTCGTGGTCACGATCATCGACGGCCGTCCGCCGGGGGTCGTTGCCGACTTCGACGGCGACCGCAGGACCGACTTCACGGTCTACTCCCCGGCGGCCGGGGATGCCCCGGGGCGATTCTCGAGGAGGCTGTCCTCGGGCGACGCGACGACGGCCGTCGACTTCGGCAACCCGGGGGACTTCCCGATCGCCGGCGACTACGACGGCGACGGGATCGCCGACCTCGCCGTCTACGGCTACGATCCCTCCCTGGGATACGCCCGCTTCCTGGTCCGACGCTCGTCGGATGGTTCGACGTACAGCCGGCCCTTCGGGGGCCCGTTCGACTTCCCGATCGCCGGCGACTACGACGGCGACGGGACCACCGACCTCGCCGTCTACGGCTACAGCCCCCTCAACGGCTTCAGCCGGTACGCGGTCTTGCCCTCGGGCGGGAGTCCGGCGGTTCTCAGGCCGCTCGGCGGCCGGGACGACTTCCCCGTGGCCGGCGACTACGACGGCGACGGGCGCGATGATTTCGCCGTCTTCGGCTACAGCCCCCAGGACGGCTACAGCCGGTTCGGCGTGGTCTTCTCGGGCGGGGGCCCGACGCTCACCTTCCCCTTCGGCGGCCGGGACGACCGGCCCCTCCAGGGCGACTACGACGGCGATGGGACGACCGACCTCGCCGTCTTCGGCTACAGTCCCGACGAGGGGTTCGCCCGCTTCGGAGTCGTCTCTTCCTCGGGGCGGCCGACGCGGTCGATCCCCTTCGGCGGCCGGGACGACCGCCCCGTGGCCGGCGACTACGACGGCGACGGGGCGACGGACCTCGCCGTCTACGGCTTCAGCCCCGACAACGGCTTCGCCCGGTTCGGGGTGATCCAGTCCTCGGGGGCCCCGACGATCACGCTCCCGGCGGGCGATGCGCGGTCGATCGGGCTCCCGCCGTTCTCCGGCCTCTTCCGGATCCAGGATGATCCGGGGGCGGATGTCTCCCGCTCCTCGGTCGATGTCGCGCGTCTCTCGGGCATCGAGCAGCTGATGACCCCGGGCGGTGTCGAGTTGTTTGATGGGGACCTCGACGCACTCGACATGCGTCGGCGACGACTGACAGGCCGATCGCCGTCGAGAGGGTGA